In the Sus scrofa isolate TJ Tabasco breed Duroc chromosome 8, Sscrofa11.1, whole genome shotgun sequence genome, TGCCCTCTGGACCCCCAGCTTCCCTGTGGGGCATGGCCATGTCACTGCTGACCTACAGATGCTGTGATGTGTACTGCttccagctcttcctcctcctccgtgGGGACGTTCTCCCTGATGCTGGGAAAGGACAACTCGAGCATCCTTCAATCTAGAGAAGGAAGCTGGGGTGCGTTCCCCAGGTGGGTCCTTGGATGACTACACAGAGCAGAGCCACCTTCTCATTTCCATCTCCTTTAAGCCAATGTCTTTGGGAGAAACTGATTTTCTGCCATTTGTTCATATGCCAACTGTTAAGTTGCTCCCTCAACAAATGCCACCTGGTCTCAAAAAATGTAATGGGAAGACCTGAGTCGAGCAGCACTCATTTTTAGGTGTATCTGCATTAGATACACACCCAATCAAAAATCACTTGAGCTTGCAAACTCAACGTGTTAAAAAGGGGCTCAGTCCTTGGTAGTCTGAaaagggtgggagtgggaggggcttCATCTAGTGACATTTACTACAATGCAGTGTACACTGTAGGTTGTGTAGAGTTACTCTTCAGTGTGAACAGATAAGTCTGGACGTTTATCTCTTTTTCTGCACATTGGACACAAGAGGAGAAGGCTTCTTGGTTTGACAGGCAACGCTTCTCTGGATTTGCGGTCCTTTGATGTTAACTAGGTGGGGCAAGAGTGGGAGCCAGAACGTAAGAAAAGTTCCTTGAGGCATATGGCCTCGGTGGTGCAGTCTGTCCTTAAACTGTGGCATTACTGAAACCCAACCTACACAGGCACAGGACAGAACACAAGGTGTTAGCAAGTGTTTATTACaaacagcagccacagctccagtggAGACTCAAGGGGGGCTACTGGGGTCTTTCACTCTGTTCTTAAAAGGGCATACAGTGCATTTGTGTGAAGGTACACATTTATTATCAGGGTAGGTTTTACCTTATGAATAACCAAGTATATATTCCCTAAAATACTCAGCTTATGTCAGTGAAGGCACAGCTGTAGCAAAAATACTAAAAGCCATGAGGCCACTTCCCTTTACCTGGGAAGTAGTGCTGGTGTCAGTCAGTTACCTGCCAAGGAGAACTTGATGTCAGCCACAGCTTCCGATTCGCCCAGTCCCTTGTCCAGGGTGATGTCCTCAGCAACAAGAGGAGGAGAGCCTGccattctttcttctctgcccaCTGGAACCTTCCATGGGGAGGAAATGCAGATATCTGGAAGCTCCCAGTAAACCCCTGACAACTCCAATGCTAAGTAAGGCACTGACAGGTAATTCTGTACAGATGATCAAGaataaaatcctggagttcccattgtggcgcagcgtaaacaaatctgactagcatccatgaggacgagggttcgatccctggcctcgctcagtgggttaaggatctggcattgtgtgagctgtggtgtaggtcgcagatgcggcttgaatctgagttgctgtggctgtggtataggccggcatctATAGCTTGGTTCAaccccatagcctaggaacctacacgtgccacaggtacagccctaaaaagaccaaaggaaataattaaataaatatcctTTTAAAGGCAACTGTTGAAAAACTCCAAGTCACGTCTCGGTCATATGACAAGCCCAGGAGCTCTCTGAAGGGGCAAAGCCTACAGATTCTAGGGTCAAGGGCCTCATGTGGGCATCTGTCTGGTGGTACCGTCCAGACACCAGCCTCTTGTTTCATTAACTTACACTGTTGTGTACAGCCCTCCCTCAAGCCTTACACACCATAACACGGGCAGTTAAGGTAACATCCTTCTAAACACCTCATTCGAGCAGGCCTGGCTAGACAGAGATTAACCCCTGCCTCGTTACAGCTCAAGAGTACATGTATAAAACAGTAAGACTCAGCTTCTCTGTTCACAGGCGTTTCCACGACTAGGCAGGAACTGGCTCATAACCTATGTGTTTATTAACAGATGTCTCCGTGTTGAGCATTGAGGACACAAATACGGATGTTGCAGTGTGGTCCCCACACCCGAGGAGATCACCAGGTGGAATAGCATCTAAATAAATTACAAGGTAAGATTTTCCCCACACTCCTGGAAAGCAGAGCAGGAGTGAGGAGGGGGACCACGTGTAAGTGCCAGGGATGCTGGGATTAAGAACCTGGAGCTTCTCCACCCAGAAAAGGGCTTCTCAACTTCGGCGCCACTGACCTTTTGGACCAGAAGATTCTTTGTTGTGAGGGAATGCCCTGGGCGCTGCGGGACACTTAGCTTCATCTCTGGTCTCTACCTGCTAGAGGCCAGGGAGAATATGTAACTTCCCCTCACTCACACTATCCAGTTCAACTTCCTGTAGTCATGTGACCGCCAGGCAGTTGAAAAGCGGCCAGTGCTAGTGAAGAACTCAATTTTAGAGtgaatttacttttaattaacttatttaaatagccacatgtggctactgtaCTGGGCGGTGTCACCTAGAGAAAACCCAGCTCTGTCACTACTCTAGGATCCGTTCTACCCAACTTCTTCTGAGAGCccagtgttccctggtggcttgctgggttaaggagctggggtTCTCACGGCTGTTGTGTGTGTTACATCCTTGGCAGGGGAACTTTTgaatgctgagggcatggccaacaAAAAAGAGCCCACCTCCCTTTAAAGCTACAATACTCAAGAATAGGTCAGGGGAGAGCCAGCTGACTGTGTGTGACAAGGATGGGTCTGTCCTACCAAAGCTTTCAGGGCTGTGGGACTGTTGCAGGGCGTGTTAAGCTGACTGTGCAACCATGAAAGCCTGTCCCCTCACCTTGAGTAAGGTGTGACCCACATGCTTCTGATACACATATCTGCCTTGTCCAAGGAAGTGATGTGCACGGGCAGGAAGTGGGAAGCCACAATTGTAAACCAAGCTAACTGGTTTACCTTGAGACAgaaagagttcctgtcctggctcagcagttaacgaatctaactagcatccacgagaacaggttcaatccctggcgttgctcagtgggttaaggaataggtgttgccgaaagctgtggtgtagacgcggctcagatctgagcgacccggagctacagctccgattcaacccctcgcctaggaacttgcatatactgcgggtgcggccctaaaaaagagacgGAACTTATATTCTACAATGAAAAATCTGCTAAACCAGCACATTACAAGACaattaaacaaaccaaaaaaccctcaaaaaacgCTGGGACATGCTGAAGAAAATGGACTTGCCAGCGTTTGTGGCATCAACCAGGTAGACGTCGCCGCGGTAGCGCCAGGAGCGCTGGAGCGCGGAGATCAACTTTTTGACTCCATAGCCAGTCTTGGCGCTGATGAGCCGCACGTCCTTAAGCACCGCATGGGACCTGGCCGAGTGGTTCGCCTTATCCGCCCGGTCCCGCGGCTGCTTCCGGCCGGGGTGTTGGGACCTCCGGGAGCCAAGAGGCAGGAGACCGACGCGGGGGCAGTCGTCCCACAGCCGCTCCCGGATGCGCTGCCGGTATCCGGGGGCGTCCTGGGGCAGCAGGTCCACCTTGTTCCCCAGCACGATCAGCGCTTGGGGCCCACGAGCGCGGGCACGTTGGGCAGCAGGGCGTCGGGCAGATCAAGCAGGTCCACCTTGTACAGCACCAGCGCGGACTCCAGCCGCCGCAAGCGCAGGGCGCGCCGGTGGTGCACCAGCAGACAGCAGCGCTGGCACACTGTCCGCGCCAGCCCGCCCTTCGCCTGCGCCGCCGCGCGGAGGAACTTCTCGCTGGGCAGGTAGCCGGGCACGCCGGGGTCCTGGCGGTACAGCTCCGCCCCGCATCCCGAACAGTTCAGGCCGCTGGGTGCCACCGTCGGGTCCGGGTGCCCCACGACCGGCTGCGCCCGCTGCACCCGCCGAGCGGCCCGGAGCTTCTGCTGGCGCCGCTCCTCCCGCCGCTGCTGCATCTGTCGTTCGTTCTCTTCTTGCCGCTGCTGCACCTCTCGTAGCTGGTCTTGGCGGGTCGGTGCGGGCTCCGGCTCCGGGATGTACTTGGGGAACAGAAAACTCTCCTCTCTTCGCTGACCCCAGTCTCAGTCTGGCACGGAGGACGCCCACGGCCCAGGCCCCACGAGTGCTGGGATGAGAGGCTGACCACTCATCTCCTATCCAGGAGCGCGTCCCGGAGCCAAAGGCGCGCGGCCGTGGGAGAGGCTCCCTGCAGGAGGCCACACGGCAGCCTAGGAGCAAGGGTGGCAAGGGGCGGACCACCCCTTCGCGCGCGCACTGCGGCCCCAGCTGCGCGGTAAACGAGAAAAAGCCTGGGACGACCAGAGAGTTGTCATTGGTCAGCGTCGCCCTTCGgctcctcctccctggtctcATCTCGTGAGATCTCGCGATGAAGCCTCTGATGCCGAGAACCCACCTAAAGCGAAGCTAAAGGCTTTGTAGGTGCGGGCTCCGCTGGGTTGGCCAGTTTGGGCAGCCAGTGAAGCTTTGCCTACTTCCGGGCTTCTTCAGCGCGCTGCCGCTGGTACTGTCTGCAGCTCGGAAATctcatttcttcctgttttttggcTATGTAACTGGCAAATATATAACACCTAAGGCCGTAAAATTATAACCACAAAGCCTTTTGTGATACATCCACTTGGGTTTTTTTCAGGTGTCATTATtagtggaatattaaaaaaaactttattatctGGTTCCAAGACTGAGCGTAGCCGTAGTCATGTCTTCTGACCAGAGAAGTCTGAACCCACGATTTGCGCATGTGCAATTCTGGACGTTAGCAAATGCTTCACTCTTCGCGCAGGCGCACACAGTATGCGGCAGCCTCTTGGGCAGTGCAGGCCTGGGACGCAGGCGCAGACCTTAAGCGCCGTCCCCGTGGGCGGTGCTGGCTTGGAGCGCAAGCGCAGACCTTACTAGGCGCCCCCATGGGCGGTGCTGGCTTGGTACGCTAGCGCAGATCTTACGGGGAGTCTTAGTGGGCGGTGCTGGCGTGAGGTACAGGAAGTTTTGGGACCCCCAGACTGGGTTCATTTGTGTGGTGCTCAGGTCGTCGGTGGTCTTTTCTCCCTGTGCTTTTTTGGGTTCGCGTCTTGTGACCCACTTGTGGGTTTGTGTGACGCAGACGAGGGTAGGTGGCCCCTCAGAAACACCGCGGCGACCCGCTCGAGGGGGAAACGTGGGAGCCGGGCGAGTCGAGGGTTTGTGGCCTTCTCACCCGCCCGCCGCGCAGGGTCCCCAGGCGTTCCCCCCTCCGCCTTCCCCGGGCCGGGGACGAACCAGGGATTTGGAAGGTGGACCGGCGGGGAGCGCAGCATTTATGACATTTGTTGTCTCCACTGGCTGCTTCTGGATAAGTGACACCTCCCCGTTTTGGAAGAGCGGCCCCCCATGCGACCAGTACCGGTGTTTGGGGTTCATCTGAAGCAAAGGGCTCCTCGATTTCCCTTAAGGTCAGAGGTAGTGGATTTATTGAATAGTCGAATGTTTGAACGTCAGCTTGTGCCGGGCGATGTGCTAGGCTCTGCAAATACAGCTGGTGCAGAGAAtacagggtgggaggggggattGGGCTTGTTTGGCGTCCTTCACTCTGCTTTCCGCTTAAGTAAATTATCTTGAGAGATGACTTTTACATCTCCGTTTTCCACAAGGTGACACAGTTCTAGGAGGTGGTGTTTGCTTATTGAATAGggccagtatctttttttttacatgtataattttttacatgtagaattccatattttcatttttttttttcggcttttgtctttttagggccacacccacggcacatggaggttctcaggctgggggtctaatcggagctacagccgccagcctgtgccgcagcaacagcaacgccagatccaagctgtgtcttcgacctacatacaccacggcatcgccggatccttaacccgctgttggagaccagggatcgaaccctcaacctcatggttcctagttagattcgtttccactgtgccaggaggggaactcctaccttaACTTTTGAGTTAAGCTCTAAAGTATATTCTTATGGCTCACAggctagaaaatttaaaaatgcaaactgtCCACCATCTCTCTGTCTGCAGTGAGCCCTTTCCACTTAGATTCTTAGCTGTCCATATACTTTCCTTATGCTCAGACAAATCGCCATGGTGTTCTACCCCACCCCGGGCCAAATGGCACTGCTCTGTAACTGTTGCCTGTGGGATCTGTTTCCAGGTGGTGAAAGTGCCAGGTTCTAACCACTCTTCTACacgtttattttttgctttatacatCTACATCCAGGAGGTTTTCCTATCAGTAGGGAGAGAGCATCCTACTTTTTCTGCAGCTGCCTAGTTTGTGTGGATATACCATAACTTCATTTGTGTCTCGATGGATAGTTGGGTTATTTCCAGTCTTTTTCTGCTTCAAACAATGTTCTAATGAGTAACCCTGTACATGCCACTTTGTCCAGTAGGAGTGTATCTGTAGGATGAATTTTTAGGTATAGGATTGTCAGGTCAGATGATGTGCACATTATACAAAATACTGATACGTTGCTGAATGGTGCCAAGTGACCACCTTGGTGATTGTGCTGATTTATATTCTCATTAACGATGTATAATAATTGTGTGGGAAAGGCTAATGTTATTGTGGTTATCAGCCTGCTCCAGCATGGAGTCTCCTGTGTCCTTTAATATCAGATAAGCCCTCCTCAGTACCTTCTTTCAGCTGGCTTTTTTTATGAGGAATATTAGATCTTTTTGTCCTGAGGAAAACAAGCTGaatgttttattatttgctttttcctcCAGTATTTTCAGAAAATGAGTGACTTCTCAGTGGATAAATCAGAAGGACGTTTTTCAAAGCTTATTTCAACCCTCTGGTCATCAACATAGTTGACGCCTTGACTGTGGACACTAACGCTTTTCATCTGCTCCATCACTCTCCCGTAATTCTTCCTGCCTGTGTGAATTCCTGCTCATTCTGGTCTGCTGTTGGAGTTACCCCTGGGAGATTTCATCCATTTTCCGTGGCTTCAGTTACCGTCTGTAGGTGGGAAACTTCAGGGTACAGTTAGCCCTCTATCTCTGGGTTCTGCACTTGGAGAGTCAACTAGCCTCAGGTGGAGGgtatgtgggggaaaaaattacggaaagttccagaaggaaaacttgaatttgcctttTACTGACAACTGTTTAAGGACGTGCCTTGTTTTATTTCACTCCTCTTGATGTGTTTCATGATATTGCATTTTATGCAAATTTAGGTTTATGGCAAACTTGCACTAAGTCTATGCCATTTTTTaaacagcatttgttcacttgatgtctctgtcacattttggtaattctcacaatatttcgaacttttaaaaattatatttgttatggtgatctgtgatcagggATCTTTGATTTTACTAGTATGAGTCACCAAAGGCTTATatgatggttagtatttttagcaaaacattttttatttgaggTGTGtatcttggtttttgtttgtatgtttcttttttagggccacacctgcggcatttggaggttcccaggctagggatcgagttggagctgcagctgccggcctacaccacagccacagttacttgggatctaagccatgtctgtgacatacaccatagctcacggcagtgctggatccctgagccactgaacaaggccagggattgaaactgcaacctcgtggtttagttggattcatttccactgtgccacagtgggaactctgtgtatACCTTGTTTTTTAGACGTAATGGTGCTAtgcacttaatagactacagtgtagtgtaaacacaattcttttttttttttttttttgtctttttgccatttcttgggccactcccttggcatatggaggttcccaggctaggggcctaattggagctgtagccaccggcttccgccagagccacagcaactcgggatccgagccacgtctgccacctacagcacagctcacggcaacaccggatccttaacctactgagcaaggccagggatcaaactcgaaacctcatggttcctagtcggattcgttaaccactgtgccatgacgggaactccgtaaacaTAATTCTTATATgccctgggaaaccaaaaaattcttgTGACTCCCTTATTGGGGTGTGGAAATGAACCTGTAGCATCTCTGAGGTGTGCTCTTATAAAGCCTTTACATTGTCTTAGGGTCATAAGTAATCTGAGGGAGGATGCGTGTAGGTCACATGGAGATACTGTGCTGCCTCACATAAAATAATGCAGGTTGAGCATCcttgggttttgatttgcactggGGGTCCTGGGACCAACCCCCTGGGAATATTGAGGAGCAGCTGTACCTCCATTGCAGATGTCTTGTGTATCTAACTGCTGCTAGATAGCTTCACTTGGACATCTTCCAGGCCTCTCATACCTGTCACTGTGCAAACTGAGCTTTCTATTTTCCTTACCCATCCCCCTTCCAAACTTGCCTCCTCATTTGTTCTCCATTTCAGTGAATGTTATGACCCTCTTGTGTTGTTGAAGCTAGAAGCCTGGGCGTCATTTTTGattcctctctctgcccccttTTTAATGAGTCACCACGCTCAGAGGGTTCTGTCTCTTAAATATGTCAAATCTGTTCActtccccctcctctctgccacAATTCTAGTTCATGCCTTCACCACTTCTTTTGCACATTACTCCCCTAGACTCTTAACTGGGTCGTATGCTCTCAGTTTTTCTTGCTTCTCCAATCTACTGCCCACACTGGGGCAATAGGGTTCTTTCAGGAACAAACATCTGATATGGCTTCACTTTGTGAAAAACTTAGTCTGGCTCCTCAAAGCTTTATTGGTGAGCACCAATCTCTGACTAGTCCAACTTCTCACTCTGTGCTTTGACTACAGTTGGCCTTCTTTTATTCCTCtgtgtctcacacacacataccccaccTTTCTgcagccgcacctgcggcatacggaggttcccaggctaggggtcggatcagagctgcagctgctggtctataccacaggcacagcaacaccagatccgtagcccactgagcaggggcagggattgaacctgcattctcatggacgctatgtcaggttcttaacctgccaagccacaacaggaactccagttcctttGTGTATCTTTCATTGTGGAGTCTTGCACAAGTTGaggttggtttgcttttttttttttcctctttggaatacttctctctctgcccctcccacacTCTTTTTTCTGGTTTACCTTTTTATTTACGCATGAGGTTTCTGCTTAACTCAGCTTTTGGGAAGGCTTCTCCATCTTCTCACGTCCTAGTTAGGACTGTCCATATCTCCTTGTTCTTCCTCTCAATTGAGGTCATTACCTTTTGCTGAAGATGGTGTCTCCAATGCCTGGGACGTAGGAAGCAGTCACAGTCATTTCCAGTGAGTGGATGAGTAAGTGTCCACAGATTCACTTTCCTTCACATGGCTTTAACACTGGTGTCCCTAATACCCCGCCTTTAGTCTTCCTTCTTTGTGTAAACTCTCTGTATTCCTCCAACTACATGATGACTCTGAGCTCTGTAATTTAAACTCCTGATTTGAGCTTCATATTTATATCCAGTTTCCTATGGCCAGTTTTAAAGGTATGAGTGATCTTCCAGTCTAACTAAAACTGACTTTCTTATCACCTCTCCTTTTCCATCTTCTTGTGTGTGACTATGGTATCAACTTTTGTCATCACAGCTAGAAACCTCAGGAAGTTCCTATCGTGGCCccgcagaaaagaatctgattagtattcataaggacacaggttcaatccctggccttgctcagtgggttaaggatctggtgttgctgtgagctgtggtgtaggtcgcaaatggagctaggatctggcgtggctgtggtgtagaccagccactaaagctctgatttgacccctagccttggaagctCCACTTGctgtgtgtggccttaaaaagaccaaaaaaaagaagccactTGAAATAACTTGGTTTTATTCCTGCCCCCACCATGCAGAGATCAGTAATTCTAGTCCATTCAAGAAGCAtttattaagtaatttattttgcCTATGTATCAAATTTTGAATCAAAAGTTTTTATGTTTCAGGCCTGTAAATATACgtcaaaatagaaattcaaaaatgcAATTTATTCTCTTAAACAAGGAGACGAGACTAATGTCAGGACCAGCACACATTGATTTTTCAAGTGCCCTGTTGTTTACATTACCATTGCTGCATAACCGCCCCAAAACTTGGCtgcttaaaaattaatataatatgttCATGGATTAAATGGCTCAAGAATTTGGACAGAGCAGAGCAGGAGTGATTTGTCTGTTGCCTGATGTCAGTGGTTGAAATGGGAAGACACATAACTTCGTGTTgatggctgggggctgggggaaccTGTCGAGTTTACTCAGGTGTGTGGCCTCCAGCCTTGGAAGGACCCAAGGACCAGATTGCTGACTGGAGTGGCTGTATGTGCTCTCTCTGTGGGGTTTGGGCTTCCTCACAAGTGCACAAGCCTTAGGGTAGTAGAAGTTCTTGAAGATAGCTCCAGACTCCAGAAGCAAATGTTTCAGCAAACAAGGTGCAACTCCATTGCCTTTCCTGACCTCGCCTGTAAAGCCACAGGGCAGTGTATTCTCTTAGTGACAAGAGAGTCAAAACCccacccagattcaaggggaggaaACACAGACCCTTATATCTTGGTAATAGGAGTGTCAGGgccacactgtgtgtgtgtgtgtgtgtggctgcagcatgcaaaagttcccaggccagggatcaaacccatgccacaacagcaacccaagccccagcactgacaatgccagatccctaaccctctgagccaccagggaactctaagatcACACTTTTATTATAATAGAACATTTGAAAGATACAGTTGcagccatctttggaaaatacagcCTGTCATCCCTATCCATGTATAAATTGTTATTCCAGTAGACATCCCACTTTAAGGAATTGCCTAGCTATCAGAATCCTTTGCTGACTCAACCCTCTTATCCATATGTCTCCGAGGAGCCTGTTGATCAAAGGACTATGAGCTTGCTCCTAGTTATCATTAGAGTTAGGTATTGATGAGAAATACATGGACTTTCTGGAGAAGATGGAACAgttaaaattgacaaaacttacACGGAACCTTTGTCATGAGGCCTCTGCATATCGAGAGAATAGCTGTGTGGCATAGACGTACATATACATAGACCTATGAGTGTTAATGCACTACAATTCAAGGTATGTAATTGAAATTTTAGAGAAGTggaataacagattttttttttaatttagcagaGAGTGATATGTTTCTGCTACTTCATATCATAGGAGCAAGATGTTAAACTGGTAGCATTTTACTGCAAGTGAGTTTACTTTGGATTTTTGCAGGTAATACAGTATGAGGAGGAGGACGAAATTCCACAAATGTGTGGCAAGAGGCATGTTGGATTGTAATGTAACTTTTTAGACCAAACtgaatatgccttttttttttctttttttgtctttttagggccacacccgcagcaatggaggttcccaggctaggggttgaattggagctatagctgctggcctacaccacagcacacagcaacaccacatccttaacccactgagtgaggccagggattgaacccgaaacctcatggttcctagtcagattcatttctgctgcaccgcaataggaactcctgaataagcTTTAAAAGGTACTATAAAAGGCACTATAACCTATACAAGGTTTCCTACTTATTCTATTCTTGAAAATTCaatgttataggagttcccgttgtgtctcgttgggttaagaacccagctagcatccatgaggatgtggattcgacctctggcctcgctcagtgggttacggatttggtgttgctgcaaggtgtggtgtaggttgaagatgtggctcagatcctgcattgctgtggctgtgtgtaggccagcagctgtagctctgatttcacccctagcctgggaaactccatatgtggcagctgcagcccaaaaaagaaaattagatattttatataattatgctACATGAGAGCTGTTTtctcatcttatttatttatttatttttatttatttattttttgtctttttgccatttcttgggccgctcccgcggcatctggaggttcccgggctaggggtctaatcggagctgcagctgccagcctacgccagagccacagcaacgcgggatccgagccgcgtctgcaacctacaccacagctcacggcaacgccggatccttaacccactgagcaagggcagggaccgaacccgaaacctcatggttcctagtcggattcgttaaccactgcgccacgtgggaactccttatttatttatttaaatatttaactttagCTTTTGAAGTATTTCAGACCTATGCAAAAGTTACAAagaactcggagttcctgttgtatctcagtggttaacaaatctgactaaggaccatgg is a window encoding:
- the LOC100626988 gene encoding LOW QUALITY PROTEIN: nitric oxide-associated protein 1 (The sequence of the model RefSeq protein was modified relative to this genomic sequence to represent the inferred CDS: inserted 2 bases in 2 codons; substituted 1 base at 1 genomic stop codon) translates to QLSGRPRLFLVYRAAGAAVRARRGGPPLATLAPRLPCGLLQGASPTAARLWLRDALLDRRXVVSLSSQHSWGLGRGRPPCQTETXGQRREESFLFPKYIPEPEPAPTRQDQLREVQQRQEENERQMQQRREERRQQKLRAARRVQRAQPVVGHPDPTVAPSGLNCSGCGAELYRQDPGVPGYLPSEKFLRAAAQAKGGLARTVCQRCCLLVHHRRALRLRRLESALVLYKVDLLDLPDALLPNVPALVGPKXLIVLGNKVDLLPQDAPGYRQRIRERLWDDCPRVGLLPLGSRRSQHPGRKQPRDRADKANHSARSHAVLKDVRLISAKTGYGVKKLISALQRSWRYRGDVYLVDATNAGKSIFFSMSQRFLRVFWFV